The following are encoded together in the Peromyscus leucopus breed LL Stock chromosome 1, UCI_PerLeu_2.1, whole genome shotgun sequence genome:
- the Erich4 gene encoding glutamate-rich protein 4 — translation MVQTMELWVQLKQAGLEPLGLGPLPQALRIPLPEGNPGQTLMSSGTELGGAREPLLWIWEELGNLRRVDVQLLGQLCHLGLEMGALREELVTILEEEEEEEKEEEEGSCVEEEEEGPQGKQEEGHPGASFPAQHLPHFEMII, via the exons ATGGTTCAGACTATGGAGCTGTGGGTACAGCTGAAGCAGGCCGGGCTGGAGCCCCTTGGACTGGGCCCACTCCCCCAGGCCCTAAGAATACCCCTGCCAGAGGGGAACCCAGGTCAGACCCTTATGTCCTCAGGGACGGAACTTGGGGGCGCCAGAGAGCCGTTGttgtggatctgggaggagttg GGGAACCTGCGCCGAGTGGATGTCCAGCTGTTGGGACAGCTGTGTCACCTGGGACTGGAGATGGGTGCCCTGCGGGAGGAGCTGGTCACCatcctggaagaggaggaggaagaagagaaggaggaggaagagggcagctgtgttgaagaagaggaagaagggcctcaggggaagcaggaggaaggacaTCCTGGTGCCTCCTTTCCAGCTCAGCACCTCCCTCACTTTGAGATGATCATCTGA